A single genomic interval of Pyrus communis chromosome 5, drPyrComm1.1, whole genome shotgun sequence harbors:
- the LOC137735108 gene encoding AT-hook motif nuclear-localized protein 15-like: protein MANRWWAGNVSMGGGGHVDSISSTPPSLHLRNTEEQLDEQDNTTTTPTNSSTSPHKQNNKHHEDGRDNNDLEGDDQGPNTGSGSHDSLEPGSSNRRPRGRPPGSKNKPKPPVVITKESPNALRSHVLEISSGSDIVDSIATFSQRRHRGVSVLSGSGIVANVTLRQPAAPTGVITLHGRFEILSLSGAFLPAPSPPGATGLTVYLAGGQGQVVGGTVMGALVASGPVIVIAATFTNATYERLPLEEEQGGEGGMQIPQEQQQSGVNSGSRGVGENASAMAVYNLPPNLLANGGQIPHDVFWGPPPTRPPSY, encoded by the coding sequence ATGGCGAATCGATGGTGGGCTGGAAATGTTTCCATGGGCGGAGGAGGTCATGTGGATTCAATCTCCTCGACTCCGCCGTCTCTCCACCTCAGAAACACCGAGGAACAACTCGACGAGCAAGACAACACCACCACTACTCCCACCAACAGCAGCACCAGCCCTCACAAGCAGAACAACAAGCACCACGAAGATGGTCGGGACAATAATGACCTGGAAGGCGATGATCAAGGCCCTAACACCGGTAGCGGCAGCCATGACAGCCTCGAGCCAGGAAGTAGCAACCGGAGGCCGCGTGGCCGCCCCCCTGGTTCCAAAAACAAGCCCAAACCGCCCGTTGTCATCACTAAAGAGAGCCCCAACGCTCTCCGAAGCCACGTCTTGGAAATCAGCAGCGGCAGCGACATTGTAGACAGCATTGCCACCTTTTCTCAAAGACGGCATAGAGGCGTCTCTGTCCTGAGCGGCAGCGGCATTGTCGCTAATGTAACTCTTCGGCAACCAGCAGCGCCAACTGGAGTGATTACATTGCACGGAAGGTTTGAGATTCTATCGTTGTCAGGGGCGTTCCTACCTGCCCCATCACCGCCTGGCGCGACAGGACTGACCGTGTACTTGGCGGGCGGCCAGGGGCAGGTGGTGGGAGGCACCGTGATGGGAGCATTGGTGGCTTCTGGTCCGGTGATTGTTATTGCAGCTACGTTCACAAATGCAACATATGAGAGGCTGCCACTCGAGGAAGAGCAAGGCGGAGAAGGAGGAATGCAGATACCGCAGGAACAGCAGCAATCAGGTGTGAATTCGGGATCTCGAGGTGTTGGTGAGAATGCTAGTGCAATGGCTGTTTACAATCTGCCTCCGAATTTACTTGCGAATGGCGGTCAGATCCCTCATGATGTTTTCTGGGGTCCTCCCCCTACGAGACCTCCATCTTACTGA
- the LOC137734439 gene encoding LOB domain-containing protein 33-like, whose protein sequence is MTGLGFSCGACKFLRRKCTSECVFAPYFCYDQAADHFAAVHKVFGASNVSKMLLHLPVQNRSDAAITMSYEALARMHDPVYGCVSQIFALQQQVAYLQEEIETLGNQMVNFATCHPSNSSNTFTDQLQVLSQNGAVDTQHIQNQLPELPIFPHIGNAASNQGFNSEMDIEMPPVHEWEEVKLFSDHSTPDPLKRFLEGMEQDMLGNNAWSNELLQGIYIN, encoded by the exons ATGACAGGATTAGGTTTTTCATGTGGAGCATGCAAATTCCTACGGCGAAAATGCACAAGCGAATGCGTGTTCGCTCCTTACTTCTGCTATGACCAGGCTGCAGACCACTTTGCAGCAGTGCACAAAGTGTTTGGTGCAAGCAATGTGTCCAAGATGCTACTACACTTACCGGTACAAAATCGAAGTGATGCTGCCATCACCATGTCTTACGAAGCTCTAGCTCGAATGCACGATCCTGTGTATGGATGTGTCTCACAAATCTTTGCACTCCAGCAACAG GTCGCATACTTACAAGAGGAGATCGAAACTCTTGGGAACCAAATGGTTAATTTTGCAACTTGCCATCCAAGTAATAGCAGCAACACATTCACTGATCAGTTGCAAGTACTTTCACAAAATGGTGCTGTTGATACACAACATATCCAGAACCAGTTACCAGAACTACCAATATTTCCACACATAGGAAATGCAGCTTCCAACCAAGGGTTTAATAGTGAGATGGATATAGAGATGCCTCCTGTACATGAATGGGAAGAAGTGAAGTTATTTAGTGATCACTCTACACCTGATCCTTTAAAAAGATTTCTTGAAGGCATGGAGCAAGACATGTTGGGAAACAATGCATGGTCAAATGAGCTGCTACAAGGgatttatattaattag
- the LOC137734920 gene encoding ARF guanine-nucleotide exchange factor GNOM-like, translating to MGRLKLQSRIQEIEEEHGECDATHSNHATLACIINSEIGTVLAVMRRNVRWGGRYVSGDDQLEHPLIQSLKALRRQIFSWKHHMHSINPSAYLRPFLDVIRSDETGAPITGVALSSVYNILTLDVINQNSLNVEDAMHLLVDAVTGCRFEVTDPASEEVVLMKILQVLLACMKSKASVILTNQHVCIIVNTCFRIVHQAGTKGELLQRIARHTIHEIIRCIFSHLPDVHHAEHALPNGSNTINGEIAGQNNEHASGSRQLENDNMISQFDSHLLSTNPALHASSGLVESGIDEKTAGGSSRKEADQYDVQLMAEPFGIPCMVEIFDFLCSLLNVVEHIGTGPRYNTIAFDEDVPLFALGLVNCAIELGGSSIRHHTKLLSLVQDELFQNLMQFGLSTSPLILSMVCSIVLNLYHHLRTELKLQLEAFFSCVILRLVQSRYGASYQQQEVAMESVVDFCRQKTFMVEMYANLDCDITCNNVFEELAKMLSKSAFPVNLLLSSIHILALDGLIAIIQGMAERAGNGSVSAVQAPPMNLDEYTPFWLMKCDNYSDPTHWVPFVRRRKHIKRGLMIGADHFNHDPKKGLEFLQGTHLLPDKLDPESVACFFRYTAGLDKNLVGDFLGNHDEFCIQVLNKFAGTFDFQDMHLDTALRLFLETFRLPGESQKIQRVLEAFSERYYEQSPQILANKDSALVLSYSIILLNTDQHNVQVKKKMTEEDFIRNNRHINGGDDLPREFLSELYHSICKNEIRTTPEQGAGYPEMNPSRWIDLIHKSKKNAPFIESDTRAYLDQDMFAIMSGPTIAAISVVFDHAEHEEIYQKCIDGFLSVAKIAACYHFEDVLDDLVVSLCKFTTLLNSSSYEEPVLAFGDDPKARMSTVTVFTIANTYGDHIRTGWRGVLDCILRLHKLGLLSAFVASEAAGDSEFSADTGHGKAITNSLSSVPMPPLSTPRKSSGLMGRFTQLLSLDTEEPRSQPTEEELVVHQRTLQTIQKCHIDSIFSESKFLQAKSLLQLARALIWAGGRPQKGSSSPEDEDTAVFCLELLIAVTLNNRDRIMLLWQIVYEHISNIVQSTVMPCALVEKAVFGLLRICQRLLPYKEDLADDLLRSLQLVLKLDARVADAYCEQITQEVGRLVKANASHIRSQLGWRITTSLLSITAPHPEASEAGFDALFFIMSEGAHLFPANYVFCVDASRQFAESRVGEVERSVCALDLMAGSVDCLSRWASDANQSMNEEEAVKMSQDIGRMWLRLVQGLRKVCLDQREEVRNHALSMLRKCLTGVDGIPLPHGLWLQCFDTVIFTMLDDLLEIAQGHSPKEYRYMEGTLILALKLLSKVFLELLPELSQLTTFSKLWLGVLNRMENYMKVKVGGRKCEKLRDQVPELLKNTLIVMILRGVLVEKSDVGDDSLWELTWLHVNKIAPSLQSEVSRDPILEQSETKQGESGRVSDATGTMLPTETVPAEGSSGGG from the exons ATGGGGCGTCTGAAGCTGCAAAGTAGAATCCAGGAAATTGAGGAAGAACATGGGGAATGTGATGCAACGCATTCTAATCATGCTACTTTAGCATGCATCATTAATTCAGAAATAGGCACTGTATTAGCGGTTATGAGGAGGAATGTAAGATGGGGAGGACGCTATGTGTCTGGTGATGATCAACTGGAACACCCTCTAATCCAATCTTTAAAGGCGTTACGCAGGCAAATCTTTTCATGGAAGCACCATATGCATTCCATCAATCCTTCTGCGTATCTCCGGCCATTTTTGGATGTGATTAGATCGGATGAAACTGGTGCACCAATTACTGGTGTGGCTTTGTCTTCTGTTTACAATATCTTAACACTTGATGTAATCAATCAAAATTCCTTAAATGTTGAAGATGCCATGCACTTATTAGTTGATGCAGTCACTGGCTGCCGATTTGAGGTGACTGATCCTGCATCAGAAGAAGTGGTATTGATGAAGATACTGCAGGTTCTTCTAGCTTGCATGAAGAGTAAAGCATCTGTTATTTTGACCAATCAGCATGTTTGCATTATAGTGAACACATGTTTCCGTATTGTCCATCAAGCGGGAACAAAAGGTGAGTTGTTGCAGCGGATAGCTCGCCacacaattcatgaaattattAGATGTATTTTCTCACACCTTCCAGATGTTCACCATGCTGAACATGCATTGCCAAATGGAAGCAATACCATCAATGGAGAG ATTGCAGGGCAAAATAATGAGCATGCTTCTGGGAGTAGACAATTGGAGAATGATAACATGATTTCTCAGTTTGATAGTCATCTATTATCTACAAATCCTGCTTTGCATGCTTCCTCAGGTCTTGTAGAATCTGGGATTGATGAAAAGACAGCTGGTGGTTCTAGCAGGAAGGAGGCTGATCAATATGACGTGCAACTCATGGCTGAGCCATTTGGGATTCCCTGCATGGTGGAAATATTTGACTTCCTGTGTTCATTGTTAAATGTGGTTGAGCATATAGGAACGGGTCCCAGGTATAATACCATAGCTTTTGACGAAGATGTCCCCCTTTTTGCACTGGGTTTGGTTAATTGCGCTATAGAGTTAGGCGGGTCCTCCATTCGGCATCACACCAAGTTATTAAGTTTGGTTCAGGATGAATTGTTTCAAAATTTGATGCAGTTTGGCCTATCAACAAGTCCACTTATTCTTTCAATGGTATGCAGCATTGTCCTCAATCTGTATCACCATCTCCGCACTGAACTTAAGCTACAGCTTGAGGCTTTCTTTTCATGTGTGATATTGAGGCTTGTGCAAAGCAGGTATGGGGCTTCTTATCAGCAGCAGGAGGTTGCCATGGAGTCTGTTGTGGACTTCTGCCGACAGAAAACTTTCATGGTGGAGATGTACGCGAACTTAGATTGTGACATAACTTGCAATAATGTCTTTGAAGAGCTTGCTAAAATGTTGTCAAAGAGTGCATTCCCTGTTAATTTGCTTTTGTCTTCAATTCACATTCTTGCTTTGGATGGTCTTATTGCTATTATTCAGGGAATGGCAGAGAGGGCAGGGAATGGCTCAGTTAGTGCTGTTCAAGCTCCCCCTATGAATCTTGATGAGTATACTCCATTCTGGTTGATGAAATGTGACAACTACAGTGATCCGACTCATTGGGTTCCATTTGTTCGCCGAAGGAAGCACATAAAGAGAGGACTAATGATTGGAGCTGATCATTTTAACCATGACCCAAAGAAAGGGCTGGAGTTCCTCCAAGGAACCCATCTCTTGCCTGACAAACTTGATCCTGAAAGTGTGGCCTGTTTTTTCAGGTACACTGCTGGGTTGGACAAGAATCTTGTTGGGGATTTCCTGGGAAACCATGATGAGTTTTGTATTCAGGTTCTTAATAAATTTGCTGGTACCTTTGATTTCCAAGACATGCATTTGGATACTGCACTGCGACTGTTTCTGGAGACATTTCGATTGCCTGGAGAATCACAAAAAATACAAAGGGTGCTTGAAGCATTCTCAGAGAGATATTATGAGCAATCACCACAAATTCTGGCTAACAAGGATTCTGCTCTCGTGTTATCATATTCAATTATATTGCTCAACACGGACCAGCACAATGTTCaggtgaagaagaagatgacagAGGAGGATTTCATTCGGAATAATCGACACATCAATGGAGGTGATGATTTACCTCGAGAATTCCTTTCAGAGCTTTACCACTCAATATGCAAGAATGAGATCCGCACAACTCCAGAACAAGGTGCTGGTTATCCTGAAATGAACCCAAGCCGTTGGATTGATTTAATACACAAATCTAAGAAGAATGCTCCATTCATTGAATCCGATACCAGAGCCTACCTTGACCAGGATATGTTTGCTATAATGTCAGGCCCCACAATTGCTGCCATTTCTGTGGTATTTGATCATGCAGAACATGAAGAGATTTACCAAAAATGCATTGATGGATTTTTATCTGTTGCAAAGATTGCAGCATGCTATCATTTTGAAGATGTGCTCGACGATCTGGTTGTGTCTCTTTGTAAGTTTACAACCCTTTTAAACTCGTCATCTTATGAGGAACCTGTTTTAGCCTTTGGTGATGACCCAAAAGCTAGAATGTCAACAGTGACAGTTTTCACGATTGCCAATACATATGGTGATCACATTCGCACAGGCTGGAGAGGTGTTCTTGACTGTATCTTAAGATTACACAAACTTGGTCTTCTGTCGGCTTTTGTGGCCAGTGAAGCAGCTGGTGATTCTGAGTTTTCTGCTGACACAGGTCATGGCAAGGCCATAACCAATTCTCTGTCATCCGTTCCTATGCCCCCTCTGAGTACTCCTAGGAAATCCTCTGGATTGATGGGCCGGTTTACTCAGCTATTATCTCTTGACACTGAGGAGCCGAGATCACAGCCTACTGAAGAAGAACTTGTGGTTCATCAGCGCACCCTTCAAACAATTCAAAAGTGCCACATTGATAGCATATTTTCGGAGAGCAAGTTTCTGCAGGCTAAATCCCTGTTACAGCTTGCACGGGCACTCATCTGGGCTGGAGGACGACCCCAGAAAGGGAGCAGCTCACCTGAGGATGAAGATACTGCAGTTTTCTGTTTGGAGTTGCTGATAGCTGTTACCCTAAATAACAGGGATAGGATTATGCTTCTTTGGCAGATTGTGTACGAGCACATATCGAACATTGTTCAGTCTACCGTGATGCCTTGTGCCCTGGTAGAGAAGGCTGTTTTTGGACTTCTTCGGATTTGCCAGCGGCTGCTTCCCTATAAGGAGGACCTTGCTGATGATCTTTTGCGATCATTGCAACTTGTTTTGAAGCTTGATGCTCGGGTTGCGGATGCATACTGTGAGCAAATTACGCAGGAAGTTGGTCGCCTTGTGAAAGCAAATGCCTCTCACATAAGATCACAATTGGGGTGGCGCATAACTACATCACTACTCTCCATTACTGCTCCGCACCCAGAAGCTTCAGAGGCTGGGTTCGATGCACTGTTCTTCATTATGTCTGAAGGAGCTCATTTGTTTCCTGCCAATTATGTTTTCTGTGTTGACGCATCAAGGCAGTTTGCTGAGTCTCGTGTTGGAGAGGTGGAGCGATCTGTGTGCGCACTGGATCTTATGGCAGGTTCTGTTGATTGTTTATCAAGGTGGGCCTCTGACGCTAACCAATCTATGAATGAGGAAGAAGCTGTGAAAATGTCTCAGGATATTGGGCGAATGTGGTTGCGGCTTGTTCAGGGGTTGAGAAAAGTTTGTTTGGACCAGAGAGAAGAGGTTAGGAACCATGCTTTGTCCATGTTACGGAAGTGCTTGACTGGAGTGGATGGGATTCCTCTTCCACATGGCCTGTGGTTACAGTGCTTTGACACGGTGATCTTCACAATGCTTGATGACTTGCTTGAAATTGCACAGGGACACTCCCCAAAGGAATACCGCTACATGGAAGGCACGCTTATCCTAGCCTTGAAGCTCTTGTCCAAAGTTTTTCTGGAGTTACTACCCGAGCTATCGCAGTTAACAACCTTCAGCAAACTATGGCTGGGTGTTCTCAATCGAATGGAAAATTATATGAAGGTGAAAGTTGGAGGGAGAAAATGTGAGAAGCTACGGGACCAAGTGCCGGAGCTACTTAAGAACACCTTAATCGTAATGATTTTAAGGGGAGTTCTTGTGGAGAAAAGTGACGTAGGAGATGATAGCTTGTGGGAGTTGACATGGCTGCATGTAAATAAAATTGCTCCATCCTTGCAGTCTGAAGTTTCCCGTGATCCGATTTTAGAGCAGTCAGAGACTAAGCAGGGTGAATCAGGGCGAGTCTCTGATGCAACGGGCACCATGCTTCCAACTGAAACCGTTCCTGCTGAAGGTTCTAGCGGTGGTGGTTAA
- the LOC137733782 gene encoding ARF guanine-nucleotide exchange factor GNOM-like, protein MGRLKLQTGIKAIEEESEDFEAMNSNKATLACIINSEIGSVLAVMRRNVRWGGRYISGDDQLEHSLVQSLKALRKQIFSWQHQWHTINPVVYLQPFLDVIRSDETGAPITGVALSSVYNILTLDVIDQNSLNVEDAMNLLVDAITSCRFEVTDPASEEVVLMKILQVLLACMKSKASVMLSNQHVCTIVNTCFRIVHQAGTKGELLQRIARHTMHELVRCIFSHLPDVHDTEHALSNGSTTRKQEIAGLNNEYAFGSRQLENGNVSSGYDSQPLSTSPASNAPSGLVAPGIDENALAVSTGKEAVQYDLHLMTEPYGVPCMVEILHFLCSLLNVSEHMGMGPRSNTIAFDEDVPLFALVLINSALELGGSHIQNHPKLLSLVQDELFRNLMQFGLSTSPLILSMVCSIVLNLYHHLRAELKLQLEAFFSCVILRLAQSRYGASYQQQEVAMEALVDFCRQKNFMVEMYANLDCDITCSNVFEELANLLSKSAFPVNCPLSSIHILALDGLIAVIQGMAERVGNGSVSAHTPVNLEEYTPFWMVKCDNYSDPSNWVPFVRRRKYIKRRLMIGADHFNRDPKKGLEFLQGTYLLPDKLDPQSVACFFRYTAGLDKNLVGDFLGNHDEFCVQVLHKFAGTFDFADMNLDTALRLFLETFRLPGESQKIQRVLEAFSERYYEQSPLILANKDAALLLSYSLIMLNTDQHNVQVKKKMTEEDFIRNNRHINGGSDLPREFLTELYHSICKNEIRTTPEQGAGYPEMTPSRWIDLMHKSKKSAPFIMSDSRAYLDHDMFAIMSGPTIAAISVVFDHAEHEEIYQTCIDGFLAVAKISACHHLEDVLDDLVVSLCKFTTLLHPSSVEEPVLAFGDDTKARMATVTLFTIANRYGDYIRTGWRNILDCILRLHKLGLLPARVASDAADESEFSADTGPGKPVSNSLSSVHVPSIGTPRRSSGLMGRFSQLLSLETEEPRSQPTEQQLAAHQRTVQTIQKCHIDSIFTESKFLQAESLLQLARALIWAAGRPQKGNSSPEDEDTAVFCLELLIAITLNNRDRIDLLWQGVYEHISNIVQSTVMPCALVEKAVFGLLRICQRLLPYKENLADDLLKSLQLVLKLDARVADAYCEQITQEVSRLVKANASHIRSHGGWRTITSLLSITARHPDAFEAGFNALFFIMSEGTHLLPANYVLCVDASRQFAESRVGQAERSVRALDLMAGSVDCLARWACEAKQAVNEEEAVKMSEDIGEMWFRLVQALRKVCLDQREDVRNHALLLLQKCLTGVDGIPLLHGLWLQCFDAVIFTMLDDLLEIAQGHSQKDYRNMEGTLILAMELLSKVFLQLLPDLSQLTTFCKLWLGVLGRMEKYMKVKVRGKKSEKLQDQVPKLLKNTLLVMNLKGVLVQRSALGGDSLWELTWLHVNNIAPSLQSEVFPNQGSEQPETKLGENGGLVSDEKGNVLPTEMASPEVSGTAN, encoded by the exons GAATTCAAATAAAGCtacattggcatgcatcatcAATTCAGAAATAGGTTCTGTATTAGCGGTTATGAGGAGGAATGTAAGATGGGGTGGGCGCTATATATCCGGTGATGATCAGCTGGAACACTCTTTAGTACAGTCTTTAAAGGCATTGCGCAAGCAAATTTTTTCATGGCAGCATCAGTGGCATACCATTAATCCTGTAGTGTATCTCCAACCATTTTTGGATGTGATTAGATCGGATGAAACTGGTGCACCAATCACTGGTGTCGCTTTGTCATCTGTTTATAATATCTTAACACTTGATGTGATTGATCAAAATTCCTTAAATGTTGAAGATGCCATGAACTTGTTAGTTGATGCCATCACTAGTTGCCGATTTGAGGTCACCGATCCTGCATCAGAGGAAGTGGTATTGATGAAGATATTACAGGTTCTTCTGGCTTGCATGAAGAGTAAAGCATCTGTTATGTTGAGTAACCAGCACGTTTGCACTATAGTGAATACATGTTTCCGTATAGTTCATCAAGCAGGAACAAAAGGCGAGTTGTTGCAACGGATAGCTCGCCACACAATGCATGAACTTGTTAGATGTATTTTCTCACACCTTCCTGATGTTCACGACACTGAACATGCACTGTCAAATGGAAGCACTACTAGAAAACAAGAG ATTGCCGGCCTAAATAACGAGTATGCTTTTGGGAGTAGACAATTGGAGAATGGCAATGTGAGTTCTGGGTATGATAGTCAGCCATTATCCACAAGTCCTGCATCAAACGCTCCTTCTGGCCTGGTAGCACCTGGgattgatgaaaatgcactCGCGGTTTCTACTGGGAAGGAGGCTGTTCAATATGATTTGCATCTCATGACTGAGCCATATGGGGTACCCTGCATGGTGGAAATATTGCACTTTCTGTGCTCTTTGTTAAATGTTTCTGAGCATATGGGAATGGGACCTAGATCTAATACCATAGCATTTGATGAAGATGTGCCTCTTTTTGCCTTGGTTTTGATTAATTCAGCTTTAGAGTTGGGTGGATCCCACATTCAGAATCATCCCAAGTTATTGAGTTTAGTTCAGGATGAATTGTTTCGAAATCTTATGCAGTTTGGTTTGTCAACGAGTCCACTTATTCTTTCAATGGTGTGCAGCATTGTTCTTAATTTGTACCACCATTTGCGAGCTGAACTTAAACTACAGCTTGAGGCTTTCTTTTCTTGTGTGATATTGAGGCTTGCACAAAGTAGATATGGAGCTTCTTATCAGCAGCAGGAGGTTGCTATGGAGGCTCTTGTTGACTTCTGCAGGCAGAAAAATTTCATGGTGGAGATGTATGCTAACTTAGATTGTGACATAACATGCAGCAATGTCTTTGAAGAACTTGCTAATCTGTTGTCAAAGAGTGCATTCCCTGTCAATTGCCCCTTGTCTTCAATTCACATTCTTGCTTTGGATGGCCTTATTGCTGTTATTCAAGGAATGGCCGAGAGAGTGGGGAATGGATCTGTTTCTGCACATACACCAGTGAATCTGGAAGAGTATACTCCGTTCTGGATGGTGAAGTGTGACAACTACAGTGATCCTAGTAATTGGGTTCCATTTGTTCGCCGGAGGAAGTACATAAAGAGAAGGTTAATGATTGGAGCTGATCATTTTAACCGTGACCCAAAGAAAGGACTGGAGTTCCTCCAAGGAACATATCTGTTGCCCGACAAACTTGATCCACAAAGCGTGGCCTGCTTTTTCAGGTATACTGCGGGGTTGGACAAGAATCTAGTTGGGGATTTCTTGGGAAATCATGACGAGTTTTGCGTTCAGGTTCTTCATAAATTTGCAGGTACCTTTGATTTCGCAGATATGAACTTGGATACTGCACTCCGACTGTTTTTGGAGACATTTCGATTGCCTGGAGAATCACAAAAGATACAGAGGGTGCTTGAAGCATTCTCAGAGAGATATTATGAGCAATCACCACTAATTCTAGCTAACAAGGATGCTGCGCTTTTGCTGTCATATTCACTCATAATGCTCAATACAGATCAACACAATGTTCAGGTAAAGAAGAAAATGACGGAGGAGGATTTCATTCGGAATAATCGGCACATCAATGGAGGCAGTGATCTTCCTCGAGAATTCCTGACAGAGCTTTACCACTCAATATGCAAGAATGAGATCCGAACAACTCCAGAACAAGGTGCTGGTTATCCTGAAATGACCCCAAGCCGGTGGATTGATTTAATGCACAAATCTAAGAAGAGTGCTCCATTTATCATGTCTGATTCCAGAGCCTACCTAGACCACGATATGTTTGCTATAATGTCTGGCCCTACCATTGCTGCTATCTCTGTGGTATTTGATCACGCAGAACATGAAGAGATTTACCAAACTTGCATCGATGGATTTTTAGCCGTTGCAAAGATTTCGGCATGCCATCATCTTGAAGATGTTCTGGATGATCTGGTTGTATCACTCTGTAAGTTTACCACCCTTTTACACCCATCATCTGTTGAGGAGCCTGTGTTAGCCTTTGGTGATGACACAAAAGCAAGAATGGCAACTGTGACTCTATTCACAATTGCCAATAGGTATGGTGATTACATCCGCACAGGTTGGAGAAATATTCTGGACTGCATCTTAAGATTACACAAGCTTGGTCTTCTTCCAGCTCGTGTGGCCAGTGATGCAGCCGATGAGTCGGAGTTTTCTGCTGACACAGGGCCTGGGAAGCCTGTATCAAATTCTCTTTCATCTGTTCATGTACCTTCCATAGGCACTCCTAGGAGATCCTCTGGATTGATGGGTCGGTTTAGTCAGCTCTTATCTCTTGAGACAGAGGAGCCGAGATCGCAGCCTACTGAACAACAACTTGCTGCTCATCAACGCACCGTTCAGACAATTCAAAAGTGTCATATTGACAGCATATTTACTGAGAGCAAGTTTCTGCAGGCTGAATCCCTCCTACAGCTTGCACGTGCACTGATTTGGGCTGCAGGACGACCCCAGAAAGGGAACAGCTCTCCTGAGGACGAGGATACTGCAGTTTTCTGTTTGGAGTTGCTGATTGCTATTACCCTAAATAATAGGGATAGGATTGATCTTCTTTGGCAGGGAGTGTATGAGCACATATCGAACATTGTTCAGTCAACTGTGATGCCTTGTGCTCTGGTAGAGAAGGCTGTTTTTGGACTTCTTCGGATTTGCCAGCGGCTGCTTCCCTATAAAGAGAACCTTGCTGATGATCTCTTGAAATCCCTGCAGCTTGTCTTGAAGCTTGATGCTCGGGTTGCTGATGCTTACTGTGAGCAAATTACACAGGAAGTCAGTCGCCTTGTGAAAGCAAATGCCTCTCACATCAGATCCCATGGTGGGTGGCGCACAATTACATCCTTACTCTCTATCACAGCCCGGCACCCTGATGCTTTTGAGGCTGGGTTTAACGCACTGTTCTTCATTATGTCAGAAGGAACCCACTTGTTGCCGGCCAACTATGTTCTGTGTGTTGATGCTTCAAGGCAGTTTGCAGAATCTCGCGTTGGGCAGGCAGAACGATCTGTGCGCGCACTTGATCTTATGGCAGGTTCTGTTGATTGTTTAGCAAGGTGGGCCTGTGAGGCTAAGCAAGCTGTGAACGAGGAGGAAGCGGTGAAAATGTCTGAGGATATTGGGGAAATGTGGTTCCGACTTGTTCAGGCACTAAGAAAAGTTTGTTTGGACCAGAGAGAAGATGTCAGGAACcatgctttgttgttgttgcagaAGTGCTTGACGGGAGTGGATGGGATCCCTCTTCTACACGGTCTCTGGCTACAGTGCTTTGATGCGGTGATCTTCACAATGCTTGACGACTTGCTTGAAATTGCACAGGGACACTCCCAAAAGGACTACCGCAACATGGAAGGCACTCTTATCCTTGCAATGGAGCTCTTGTCCAAGGTGTTCTTACAGCTGCTTCCTGATCTATCACAGTTAACAACCTTCTGCAAACTATGGCTGGGTGTTCTCGGTCGAATGGAAAAGTATATGAAGGTGAAAGTTAGAGGGAAAAAAAGTGAGAAGCTTCAGGACCAAGTACCCAAACTACTTAAGAACACCTTGCTTGTGATGAATTTAAAGGGAGTGCTCGTGCAAAGGAGCGCTCTAGGAGGTGACAGCTTGTGGGAGTTGACATGGCTACATGTCAATAACATTGCTCCATCCTTGCAATCTGAGGTTTTCCCCAATCAAGGTTCAGAGCAGCCCGAGACTAAGCTGGGTGAAAACGGAGGTCTAGTTTCGGATGAAAAGGGTAATGTACTTCCAACTGAAATGGCGTCGCCAGAAGTTTCTGGCACTGCAAATTAG